GCATCGGCACTATGGATGAAATATTTGAGATCTTTACATGGGCGCAGCTTGGATTTCACAATAAACCCTGCGGACTGCTTAATATTGACGGGTATTACGACAAGCTTCTCGACTTTCTGGGAAGCGTTGTGGAAGAAGGATTTTTAAAGGGCGTACACAAAGACATGCTTTTAACGGCAAGCTCTCCCGCCGGAATAATTGACTCGTTTGCCGGATATGAACCGCCTGTCGTCTCCAAATGGGTGGAAAAAGCAAAAGTGGAAATTAGAAAACAACAATAAAACTCAAAACACTTACATTAGATTGCCGGCTCTTTTCATGATTATCGTGAAAAGAGCCTCTTTTTATTAAGTATCTAAAATAAAACGAACTAAACCTCCGGAACCGAATCAGGATCAACAAAATATGTAATGCGACTTCGCGGAGACAGATATTCATAAACATCATTCGACAACTTAGCCGGTGAAACAGAATCCGTAATAGTAAAATCGCTTTCATGTTCGAGATCAAGAATCAAAGCTTCTTTTTTAGGTATTTGCGGATCATAAAGAACAATACTTGGGGACAAGGGTTTAGCCAGATTTACTGAAACAACCATCCCTATCTGATCATTATTTAAAAGCACAATAGTCCCGGGAGGGTAAATTCCCATACAGCGGATAAAAACAGAAAGACTTTCTTTATCCAGCATTCCTGAATACTTGGTATACATATAAGAAAGGGCTTGATAAGGAGTAAGCGATTTGGATGAATCATGCTTGTTTATTAGTCCATCATAAAAATTGGCCACAGATAAAATTTTTGTCAGTTTAGAAAGTTCATTAAACTGCATTTTTTTGGGATACCCCTTTCCGTCACACCTTTCGTGATGTTGATATACAATCTTCATCGCTTCTTTAGGAAAGTTTTCATTCTTGGATAAAATTTGTACTCCATAGAAAGGATGTTTCTGAATTACAGATCGCTCCACATTCGTCAGCTTCCCCTTCTTACGCAAAATCTTCTTTTCTATTTTTGATTTACCTATATCATGAAACATCGCCCCCATAGCCAAATCACGCATTTCTGTTTCTGCAAGCCCTATAGATCTCCCAAGTATTAAAGAAAGCACAGTCACGTTTAAAGAATGGTAATAAAGACTGTCATTCTGATCATCTTGAATATTCAGCACATGCATTATAGATTCACAATCTTCCAAAAAATAGCTGGAAAGATCACTTGAAAACTGAATGGCATCCTCAATAAATTGATCATTCCCTCTACTTATGGAAAGCATCAGAGTCTCAATTTGAGAAAGAGACAATGAATATTTTTTTACAGCCCTAGCCACAGAAGCTTTCTTCTCACGAAGAACTTTAATCCGCTTATTTTTTTCATCGTAGTAACCATCCGGAACAGGATTTTCGCCGGGAAGCACAGAATGAGGTGCCACCTTACTCTTTCGGGGAACATCAAGTGGATCAGTCAAACTTTCATCAGGAACACATATTACTTTTTTAACGTTCAACGCTCTAAGTGTTTCTATCTGATCAAAATCCTTAATCCTGAAACTGCTTGTCAAAAAAGGATGCCTATACCATGGAACCCCTTGAAGTCTTATAAAAACTCCAGGCCTTAATCTATCTATTTCAATCAGATATTCGGAGCCTTTTGAACCGCTCACATCAAATCCCCGCCATCAACGGCTGTTTCAGTGACAAGATTCTCACGAATTACAATTTTTTGAGTGATGTC
The window above is part of the Maridesulfovibrio ferrireducens genome. Proteins encoded here:
- a CDS encoding HD-GYP domain-containing protein, which gives rise to MSGSKGSEYLIEIDRLRPGVFIRLQGVPWYRHPFLTSSFRIKDFDQIETLRALNVKKVICVPDESLTDPLDVPRKSKVAPHSVLPGENPVPDGYYDEKNKRIKVLREKKASVARAVKKYSLSLSQIETLMLSISRGNDQFIEDAIQFSSDLSSYFLEDCESIMHVLNIQDDQNDSLYYHSLNVTVLSLILGRSIGLAETEMRDLAMGAMFHDIGKSKIEKKILRKKGKLTNVERSVIQKHPFYGVQILSKNENFPKEAMKIVYQHHERCDGKGYPKKMQFNELSKLTKILSVANFYDGLINKHDSSKSLTPYQALSYMYTKYSGMLDKESLSVFIRCMGIYPPGTIVLLNNDQIGMVVSVNLAKPLSPSIVLYDPQIPKKEALILDLEHESDFTITDSVSPAKLSNDVYEYLSPRSRITYFVDPDSVPEV